The following coding sequences lie in one Xylocopa sonorina isolate GNS202 chromosome 15, iyXylSono1_principal, whole genome shotgun sequence genomic window:
- the LOC143430798 gene encoding uncharacterized protein LOC143430798 — protein MLHPSRSKSSNSEFAEILHRPIRSFGFPDESTAALYFTFAVPLEEPYKAVTIADFFEATYTLPTNFSQDFVVYDTETRRRRRSLDRATLYQVVENKFANYGYQGHECLLRAICETSEHPLRHNGLIGDILHVIFTPTSSRHERLPQDILQAEVAGRNGSCSNYQPRCPVGLFDLIGVLG, from the exons ATGCTCCATCCGAGTCGCTCGAAGTCTTCGAATTCGGAGTTCGCGGAGATCCTCCATCGACCCATCAGATCCTTCGGGTTTCCAGATGAAAGTACCGCAGCC TTGTACTTCACCTTCGCGGTACCGTTGGAGGAGCCCTATAAAGCGGTGACCATAGCGGATTTCTTCGAGGCCACCTACACTTTGCCGACGAATTTCAGTCAAGATTTCGTTgtttacgatacggagacacgaagaagaaggagaagtttGGACAGAGCCACTCTTTATCAGGTCGTCGAGAACAAGTTCGCCAA CTACGGATATCAGGGTCACGAGTGCCTGCTGAGGGCCATTTGCGAAACTTCGGAGCATCCCCTGAGACACAACGGGCTCATCGGTGACATTCTGCACGTGATCTTCAC ACCGACGAGCTCGCGACACGAACGACTGCCGCAGGACATTCTTCAAGCTGAAGTGGCTGGACGTAATGGAAGCTGCTCCAACTACCAGCCGCGATGCCCCGTAGGACTCTTCGACTTGATTGGAGTCCTTGGCTGA